One Brassica napus cultivar Da-Ae chromosome C2, Da-Ae, whole genome shotgun sequence DNA window includes the following coding sequences:
- the LOC106415375 gene encoding late embryogenesis abundant protein 47 translates to MSQEKLEKKPITYDVKEEAKKTPATEGGIATDDKEKGVVAESTGVQDEGEVNQKKPEGTITIGEALEAAVLTAGNKPVEWSDAAAIQAAEVRATGKTNIMPGGVAASAQSAATLNARANSEDDKTTLADVLTGASSKLPSDKPATRKDAEGVTGAEMRNDPHLTTYPTGVAASVAAAARINQAK, encoded by the exons ATGAGCCAAGAAAAGCTGGAGAAGAAACCTATAACTTATGACGTAAAAGAAGAGGCCAAAAAGACTCCGGCGACGGAGGGAGGCATTGCGACGGATGACAAAGAGAAAGGTGTCGTCGCCGAGTCTACCGGTGTTCAG gACGAGGGAGAAGTAAACCAGAAAAAGCCGGAAGGTACCATAACAATCGGAGAGGCTCTAGAGGCAGCGGTTCTCACGGCAGGGAATAAGCCAGTGGAGTGGAGTGACGCAGCGGCCATACAAGCGGCTGAGGTTAGAGCCACGGGAAAGACCAACATCATGCCGGGCGGTGTTGCAGCTTCGGCTCAGTCAGCCGCCACTCTCAACGCTCGAGCTAACTCCGAGGACGACAAGACTACGCTCGCAGATGTTCTCACT GGAGCGAGTAGCAAATTACCGTCGGACAAACCAGCAACGAGGAAAGACGCAGAGGGAGTGACAGGTGCAGAGATGAGGAACGATCCCCATCTCACTACTTACCCAACCGGTGTGGCCGCATCTGTTGCTGCGGCTGCTCGGATAAACCAAGCCAAGTGA